In the Natrinema sp. CBA1119 genome, GATGATCGTCGTGAGGGACGCCGGCAGCGAGAACCAGATAAACATCAGGCAGGTGTAGCCGCCCGTCCCGACCACGACGGCCGCGTACGCGCGACGCCGACTCATCCGGTCGTCCATCTGAACGTGGATGGGACGCGGTGCCTCGAGTAAGTTGGCTTCGCGGAACGACTGCCCGCAGTCCGCGGCCGCAGTTCTTTCCGCCCGTCTCTCGTCCGTCGTGCTATGACGCCCGACGAACGCGCCTTCCTCGAGCGGGCCCGCGTCGGCTCGCTGGCGACGGTCGACGAGGAGAATCGCCCGCATGTGGTGCCGATCTGTTTCGCGCTCCTCGAGCGTCCACAGGTGGCGAGTCCGACGGCTGTGACGAATCGGACGGCCTCGAGCGAGTCACGGAGCGCTGACGGCGGAGCCAACGGCCGAATCGTCTCGGCGATCGACGAGAAGCCGAAAGCGACCCGCGACCTCCGGCGTGTTCGGAATATTCGGACGAACCCGCAGGTGACGGTGCTCGTCGACCGCTATCGCGAGGACTGGTCGCGGCTCGCATGGGTTCAGGTTCGCGGTCGCGCGCGGATTCTCGAGCCTGAGGTCTCAGGACACCATTCAGCCGTGCACGCACTCGAGTCAAAGTACGACCAGTACGCGGCCCACGACCTCGACGAGCGGCCGATCGTTTCGATCCGCGTCGATCGAACCGTTTCGTGGGGCGCGCTCGAGGACCCCGAGGAGAGCGTCGAAGAGGAATGGCGGCCGTGACGGTCAGTCGTCGACGAGCGATCGCTCCGCGTTCCCGACGATGAGGAGGGTGCCGACCACGACGGCGACGGTCGTCACCAGCGGGTTCACGATGCCGAGGACGGCCGGCGGGATGGCGATCACGTTGTAGACGAACGCGAGCCCGAGGTTCTGCCTGATTCGGTTGCGTGCGGCCCGCGCCAGCGCGAACGCCCGCTCGACCGAAGCGAGGTCGTCGTCGACGATCGCCACGTCGGCCGCGTCGGCGGCGAGCGCGGTGCCGCTCCCCAGCGAGATACCCAGATCGGCCGCGGCGAGCGCGGGCGCGTCGTTCGTCCCGTCGCCGACCATCGCGACCCGATCGTCGCCTTTCATCCGCCTGACGGCCGCCGTCTTCCCGTCGGGCGAGACGCCGGCGAAGACGTGATCGACGCCCGAGTGCCGGTCGAAGACGTCGGCCGATGTCCCGTCGTCGCCGGTCAGGACCACGATATCGACCCCGTCCGCGTCCAGGGCTGCGATCGTCTCCTCCCACGCCTCGCGGGGTTCGTCGCCGACGATCACGACTCCTTCCGCCGCCCCGTCTCGGCCGACGACGACCGGGAGCCGACCCGCTGCTCGAGCGCGCTCGAGTCGCGCCTCGAGCGTCTCACCGAGCGTCCAGCCTCGCTCCCGGAAGAGGTCGGGATGGCCGACCAGCACCGTTCGACCGTCGACGGTTCCCTCGACGCCGGTCGCGTGGGTGTGGAAGTCACGGACCGTTCGGTCACCCGCCGCGGCCGCGCCGCCGTCCGCACGAGCCGACCCGCTCGCGTCGCCGTCGTCGCGATCGCCGCCCCCGTCGCCACCACCGCTTCCGTCGAACGCATCCGCGATCGCCGCCGCCGCCGGGTGGGCCGCGCGCCGCTCGAGGGCCGCGGCGGCCGCCAGGAGGTCGCCGGGCGCGTCGGCCTCGAGCACGGACATCTCGCCGGTCGTCAGCGTCCCGGTCTTGTCGAAGACGACGATGTCGATCGCGCGCAGGCGCTCGAAGATCGTCTCGTCGAAGACGACGATCCCGCGCTCGAGTGTCGACTCGAGGCTCGCCGCGACGGAGTACGACGTCGCGAAGCCGAGCGCCCACGGGCTCGCGACCATGAGAGTCATGCAGACGGCCAGCGCGGTCGTCAGCCCGCTCGCACCGAGGAGGAGGGACCCCGCACCGACGACGACGGCTGCGGCGAGGACGATCGGCACGAGGGTCGCGGCGAGTTCGTCGCCCCGGCGCGTCACGCCGTGGTCCGCGCTCTGGACGTTCCAGACGATCCGCGTGAGCCGGTCGATGCTGCTGGTCGTCCGCTCGCCGACGTCGACGACAGCCGCGTCGGTCGTGACGACCGAGCCGCCGACTACGTCGTCGCCCTCGCGTTTCGTCACCGGGAGCGATTCCCCGGTCACGACGGCCTCGTCGACCGCACACTCGCCCTCAGCGAGCGTCCCGTCGACGGGAACCCGCTCCCCCTCGCGGACGAGTACCCGATCGCCCGACTCGAGGTCGGCGACGGGAAGTTCGGTCGTGGAGCCGTCCGACGCGTACAGCCTGGCCGTGTCGACCTGCGAGACGGTGAGGTCGGTCAGTCGGTCCGTCGCGCGGCGTTTGACCGTCGCCTCGTAGTAGGTCGCGCCCATCACGATCGAGGCGACGACGATCGTCAGATCGAAGTAGAGATCGTTGCGTCCGAGTCCGGAGACGGCGACGCTGTAGACGTACGCGCTGCAGATCGTCAGCGCCGCGAGCAGGTCCGTCGTCGGCCGTCGGAGTTTCAGGCTCACGTACGCGCCCCGCAGGAGCGGTCCACCGGTCAGATAGAGGATCGCAGCCGTCATCACCAGAAACAGGGGCATGTACATCGGGCCGCTGAAGCCAGTAAAGGCGTCGTCGAACTGCGAGAGCGCGCCCCAGTCGGTGAAGTCGGTCAGAAACATCGGATAGAGGACGGCCAGAAACGGCAACAGGAGGAAGGAGCCGAAGACGACGCCGACCACGTACCGCATCTCGAGCATGTCGTCCGCGCGGC is a window encoding:
- a CDS encoding cation-translocating P-type ATPase, coding for MSNRRAGDDRRDRCRLCGSPLSETVGESAVSDFCSTGCRDVAAEFGAGDGDSGTDSGDMTDGGTDDTDRDETVRTFFRVDGMHSATCEAFLEAVAEDQAGVSDAEASYVTETVRVDHEPERVSTDALEDALSTVGYTAYLREDATADDETGGTRRSREMSGLRKRRADDMLEMRYVVGVVFGSFLLLPFLAVLYPMFLTDFTDWGALSQFDDAFTGFSGPMYMPLFLVMTAAILYLTGGPLLRGAYVSLKLRRPTTDLLAALTICSAYVYSVAVSGLGRNDLYFDLTIVVASIVMGATYYEATVKRRATDRLTDLTVSQVDTARLYASDGSTTELPVADLESGDRVLVREGERVPVDGTLAEGECAVDEAVVTGESLPVTKREGDDVVGGSVVTTDAAVVDVGERTTSSIDRLTRIVWNVQSADHGVTRRGDELAATLVPIVLAAAVVVGAGSLLLGASGLTTALAVCMTLMVASPWALGFATSYSVAASLESTLERGIVVFDETIFERLRAIDIVVFDKTGTLTTGEMSVLEADAPGDLLAAAAALERRAAHPAAAAIADAFDGSGGGDGGGDRDDGDASGSARADGGAAAAGDRTVRDFHTHATGVEGTVDGRTVLVGHPDLFRERGWTLGETLEARLERARAAGRLPVVVGRDGAAEGVVIVGDEPREAWEETIAALDADGVDIVVLTGDDGTSADVFDRHSGVDHVFAGVSPDGKTAAVRRMKGDDRVAMVGDGTNDAPALAAADLGISLGSGTALAADAADVAIVDDDLASVERAFALARAARNRIRQNLGLAFVYNVIAIPPAVLGIVNPLVTTVAVVVGTLLIVGNAERSLVDD
- a CDS encoding TIGR03668 family PPOX class F420-dependent oxidoreductase, with protein sequence MTPDERAFLERARVGSLATVDEENRPHVVPICFALLERPQVASPTAVTNRTASSESRSADGGANGRIVSAIDEKPKATRDLRRVRNIRTNPQVTVLVDRYREDWSRLAWVQVRGRARILEPEVSGHHSAVHALESKYDQYAAHDLDERPIVSIRVDRTVSWGALEDPEESVEEEWRP